The proteins below are encoded in one region of Micromonospora sp. DSM 45708:
- the rplL gene encoding 50S ribosomal protein L7/L12, with amino-acid sequence MAKLSTDELLDAFKEMTLIELSEFVKQFEETFEVTAAAPVAVAAAGGAGGAAAAPAEEEKDEFDVILDADGGKKIQVIKVVRELTGLGLKEAKDLVEAAPKAVLEKANKETAEKAKAKLEGEGAKVTLK; translated from the coding sequence ATGGCGAAGCTCAGCACCGACGAGCTGCTCGACGCGTTCAAGGAGATGACGCTGATCGAGCTCTCCGAGTTCGTGAAGCAGTTCGAGGAGACCTTCGAGGTCACCGCCGCCGCTCCGGTCGCGGTTGCCGCGGCCGGCGGTGCCGGTGGCGCTGCCGCCGCCCCGGCCGAGGAGGAGAAGGACGAGTTCGACGTCATCCTCGACGCCGACGGTGGCAAGAAGATCCAGGTCATCAAGGTCGTGCGTGAGCTGACCGGCCTGGGCCTCAAGGAGGCCAAGGACCTGGTCGAGGCCGCTCCGAAGGCCGTCCTGGAGAAGGCCAACAAGGAGACCGCCGAGAAGGCCAAGGCCAAGCTCGAGGGTGAGGGCGCCAAGGTCACCCTCAAGTGA
- the rpoB gene encoding DNA-directed RNA polymerase subunit beta yields MAASRPAKTSRTSSAFAPRRVSFGRITEHLEVPNLLAIQNESFDWLVGNEAWQGRSADDPHARSGLAEILDEISPIEDFSGTMSLSFSAPRFDEVKASIEECKEKDLTYCAPLFVTAEFTNNTTGEIKSQTVFMGDFPMMTPKGTFIINGTERVVVSQLVRSPGVYFDKQPDKTSDRDLSSVKVIPSRGAWLEFDIDKRDTVGVRIDRKRRQAVTVLLKAIGWSAERIREKFGWSELMMTTLEKDHIAGQDEALLDIYRKLRPGEPPTRENAQTLLDNLFFNPKRYDVAKVGRYKFNKKLEVDVPMNTGTLTEDDIVATVEYLCRLHAGEDGYEADDIDHFGNRRLRTVGELIQNQVRVGLSRMERVVRERMTTQDVEAITPQTLINIRPVVAAIKEFFGTSQLSQFMDQTNPLAGLTHRRRLSALGPGGLSRERAGFEVRDVHPSHYGRMCPIETPEGPNIGLIGALSTFARVNPFGFIETPYRKVIDGRVTDQIDYLTADEEDRFVKAQANAPLRADGTFAEDRVLCRRKGGETEDVVPSAVDYMDVSPRQMTSVATAMIPFLEHDDANRALMGANMQRQAVPLVKAEAPLVGTGMEYRAAVDAGDVVVAEVGGVVEDLCADYITVHQDDGHRRTYLLHKFRRSNAGSCVNQKPVVFEGDRVEAGQVIADGPCTDEGEMALGRNLLVAFMCWEGHNYEDAIILSQRLVQQDVLTSIHIEEHEVDARDTKLGPEEITRDIPNVSEEMLADLDERGIIRIGAEVVPGDILVGKVTPKGETELTPEERLLRAIFGEKAREVRDTSLKVPHGETGTVIGVRTFSREDGDELPPGVNELVRVYVAQKRKIQDGDKLAGRHGNKGVISKILPVEDMPFLEDGTPVDIVLNPLGVPSRMNIGQVLETHLGWVAKTGWSVEGDDEEWKRQLKSINAHESEPDTNVATPVFDGAREEEISGLLASTLPNRDGNQMIGRTGKAHLFDGRSGEPLPDPIAVGYVYILKLNHLVDDKIHARSTGPYSMITQQPLGGKAQFGGQRFGEMECWAMQAYGAAYALQELLTIKSDDVLGRVKVYEAIVKGENIPEPGIPESFKVLLKELQSLCLNVEVLSSDGVALEMRETDDEVFRAAEELGIDLSRREPSSVEEV; encoded by the coding sequence TTGGCAGCTTCCCGCCCTGCGAAGACCAGTCGTACGTCGAGCGCTTTCGCACCCCGCCGAGTTTCATTCGGCCGGATCACCGAACACCTCGAGGTCCCCAACCTCCTCGCCATTCAGAACGAGTCCTTCGACTGGCTCGTCGGCAACGAGGCTTGGCAGGGCCGGTCGGCGGACGACCCGCACGCACGCTCGGGTCTCGCGGAGATCCTCGACGAGATCAGTCCCATTGAGGACTTCTCCGGCACCATGTCGCTCTCCTTCTCCGCTCCGCGCTTCGACGAGGTCAAGGCCTCGATCGAGGAGTGCAAGGAGAAGGACCTGACCTACTGCGCGCCACTGTTCGTGACCGCGGAGTTCACCAACAACACCACCGGCGAGATCAAGAGCCAGACGGTGTTCATGGGTGACTTCCCGATGATGACGCCGAAGGGCACCTTCATCATCAACGGCACCGAGCGCGTCGTGGTCAGCCAGCTCGTCCGCTCGCCGGGCGTCTACTTCGACAAGCAGCCGGACAAGACCTCCGACCGCGACCTCTCCAGCGTCAAGGTCATCCCGAGCCGGGGTGCCTGGCTGGAGTTCGACATCGACAAGCGCGACACGGTCGGCGTACGCATCGACCGCAAGCGTCGGCAGGCCGTCACCGTCCTGCTCAAGGCCATCGGGTGGTCCGCGGAGCGCATCCGCGAGAAGTTCGGCTGGTCCGAGCTCATGATGACCACGCTCGAGAAGGACCACATCGCCGGCCAGGACGAGGCGCTGCTCGACATCTACCGGAAGCTCCGCCCTGGCGAGCCGCCGACCCGTGAGAACGCCCAGACCCTGCTCGACAACCTCTTCTTCAACCCGAAGCGGTACGACGTCGCCAAGGTCGGGCGCTACAAGTTCAACAAGAAGCTCGAAGTCGACGTGCCGATGAACACCGGCACGCTGACCGAGGACGACATCGTCGCCACCGTGGAGTACCTCTGCCGGCTGCACGCCGGTGAGGACGGCTACGAGGCCGACGACATCGACCACTTCGGCAACCGTCGCCTGCGTACCGTGGGCGAGCTGATCCAGAACCAGGTCCGGGTGGGTCTCTCCCGGATGGAGCGGGTCGTCCGCGAGCGGATGACCACCCAGGACGTCGAGGCGATCACGCCGCAGACCCTGATCAACATCCGCCCGGTGGTGGCGGCGATCAAGGAGTTCTTCGGCACGTCGCAGCTGTCCCAGTTCATGGACCAGACCAACCCGCTGGCGGGTCTGACCCACCGGCGCCGGCTGAGCGCGCTCGGCCCGGGTGGTCTGTCCCGTGAGCGGGCCGGCTTCGAGGTCCGGGACGTGCACCCGTCCCACTACGGCCGGATGTGCCCGATCGAGACGCCGGAAGGCCCGAACATCGGCCTGATCGGCGCGCTGTCCACGTTCGCCCGGGTCAACCCGTTCGGCTTCATCGAGACGCCGTACCGGAAGGTCATCGACGGTCGGGTCACCGACCAGATCGACTACCTGACCGCGGACGAGGAGGACCGGTTCGTCAAGGCGCAGGCCAACGCCCCGCTGCGGGCGGACGGCACGTTCGCCGAGGACCGGGTGCTGTGCCGCCGTAAGGGTGGCGAGACCGAGGACGTGGTCCCCAGCGCCGTCGACTACATGGACGTCTCGCCGCGGCAGATGACCTCGGTCGCCACCGCGATGATCCCGTTCCTGGAGCACGACGACGCCAACCGCGCGCTCATGGGCGCGAACATGCAGCGTCAGGCGGTGCCGCTGGTCAAGGCCGAGGCCCCGCTGGTCGGCACCGGCATGGAGTACCGCGCGGCCGTGGACGCCGGCGACGTGGTCGTCGCCGAGGTCGGCGGTGTGGTCGAGGACCTGTGCGCGGACTACATCACCGTCCACCAGGACGACGGCCACCGCCGGACGTACCTGCTGCACAAGTTCCGCCGCTCCAACGCCGGCTCCTGCGTCAACCAGAAGCCGGTCGTCTTCGAGGGCGACCGCGTCGAGGCCGGCCAGGTCATCGCCGACGGTCCGTGCACCGACGAGGGCGAGATGGCGCTCGGGCGCAACCTGCTCGTGGCGTTCATGTGCTGGGAGGGCCACAACTACGAGGACGCGATCATCCTGTCGCAGCGCCTCGTGCAGCAGGACGTCCTCACCTCGATCCACATCGAGGAGCACGAGGTCGACGCCCGGGACACCAAGCTCGGCCCGGAGGAGATCACCCGCGACATCCCGAACGTCAGCGAGGAGATGCTCGCCGACCTCGACGAGCGCGGCATCATCCGGATCGGCGCCGAGGTCGTCCCCGGCGACATCCTGGTCGGCAAGGTCACGCCGAAGGGCGAGACCGAGCTGACCCCGGAGGAGCGGCTGCTCCGCGCGATCTTCGGGGAGAAGGCGCGTGAGGTCCGGGACACCTCGCTGAAGGTGCCGCACGGCGAGACCGGCACGGTCATCGGCGTGCGTACCTTCTCCCGCGAGGACGGCGACGAGCTGCCCCCGGGCGTGAACGAGCTGGTCCGGGTCTACGTGGCCCAGAAGCGCAAGATCCAGGACGGTGACAAGCTCGCGGGCCGCCACGGCAACAAGGGCGTCATCTCCAAGATCCTGCCGGTCGAGGACATGCCGTTCCTGGAGGACGGCACCCCGGTCGACATCGTGCTGAACCCGCTCGGTGTGCCCTCCCGGATGAACATCGGCCAGGTTCTGGAAACCCACCTCGGGTGGGTGGCCAAGACCGGCTGGAGTGTGGAGGGCGACGACGAGGAGTGGAAGCGCCAGCTCAAGTCGATCAACGCGCACGAGTCCGAGCCGGACACCAACGTGGCCACCCCGGTCTTCGACGGTGCCCGCGAGGAGGAGATCTCCGGCCTGCTGGCGTCGACCCTGCCCAACCGGGACGGCAACCAGATGATCGGGCGCACCGGCAAGGCGCACCTGTTCGACGGTCGTTCCGGCGAGCCGTTGCCCGACCCGATCGCGGTCGGCTACGTCTACATCCTGAAGCTCAACCACCTGGTCGACGACAAGATCCACGCCCGGTCGACCGGCCCGTACTCGATGATCACGCAGCAGCCGCTGGGTGGTAAGGCGCAGTTCGGTGGCCAGCGTTTCGGTGAGATGGAGTGCTGGGCCATGCAGGCGTACGGCGCTGCCTACGCCCTGCAGGAGCTGCTGACCATCAAGTCCGACGACGTCCTCGGCCGGGTCAAGGTCTACGAGGCGATCGTCAAGGGCGAGAACATCCCCGAGCCGGGCATCCCGGAGTCGTTCAAGGTGCTGCTCAAGGAGCTGCAGTCGCTGTGCCTCAACGTCGAGGTGCTGTCCAGCGACGGTGTGGCCCTGGAGATGCGCGAGACCGACGACGAGGTGTTCCGGGCCGCGGAGGAGCTGGGCATCGACCTGTCCCGGCGCGAGCCGAGCTCGGTCGAAGAGGTCTGA
- a CDS encoding DNA-directed RNA polymerase subunit beta' yields MLDVNFFDELRIGLATADDIRQWSHGEVKKPETINYRTLKPEKDGLFCEKIFGPQRDWECYCGKYKRVRFKGIICERCGVEVTRSKVRRERMGHIELAAPVTHIWYFKGVPSRLGYLLDLAPKDLEKIIYFASYVVTSVDAESRHRDLSTIENEILAEKRQSENSRDSEIEKRAAKLEADLAELEAEGAKADVRRKVKEGGEREMRQIRDRAQREIDRLDEVLDTFRKLEPKQLVTDELLYRELRDRFGEYFTGSMGAEAIKALVQNMDLTAEAENLRETIRSGKGQRKIRALKRLKVVAAFQNTRNSPLGMVLDCVPVIPPDLRPMVQLDGGRFATSDLNDLYRRVINRNNRLKRLIDLGAPEIIVNNEKRMLQEAVDALFDNGRRGRPVTGPGNRPLKSLSDMLKGKQGRFRQNLLGKRVDYSGRSVIVVGPKLKLHQCGLPKQMALELFKPFVMKRLVDLNHAQNIKSAKRMVERQRPVVWDVLEEVIGEHPVLLNRAPTLHRLGIQAFEPQLVEGKAIQIHPLVCTAFNADFDGDQMAVHVPLSAEAQAEARILMLSSNNILKPADGKPVTMPTQDMVIGLYHLTHLTPGGTGEGRAFSSDAEARMAYDNGELHLQTPVKIRLHDVVGVDNGAGAEPWTAPEGWVEGQPVTVETTLGRVLFNETLPPGYRFVNYEIRKGQLSAIVNDLAERFPKVALAATLDGLKEAGFHWATWSGVTIGMEDVIAPPRKREILERYEKEADRIDKQYQRGLMTAEERRGELIEIWTKATNEVAKEMDTALPQENPLWKMINSGARGNLLQLRQIAAIRGLVANPKGEIIPRPIKASYREGLSVLEYFISTHGARKGLADTALRTADSGYLTRRLVDVSQDVIIREEDCGTDRAIPMQIGERADGKLVVHEHAETSVHARTLADDIKGPDGTVVAHRGQDINSIGVDAIVAAGVETVRVRSVLTCESKLGVCGACYGRSLPTGKTVDVGEAVGIIAAQSIGEPGTQLTMRTFHTGGVAGEDITQGLPRVQEIFEARVPKGKAPIADTPGRIRIEDGERSRKIVVIPDDGSDEIVYDKISKRVRLRAHDGDHVEVGEKLTEGTIDPHELLRILGPRAVQVHLTQEVQEVYRSQGVLIHDKHIEIIIRQMLKRVTVIDSGSTEFLPGVLVDRALFESENRRLVGEGGEPAAGRPVLMGITKASLATDSWLSAASFQETTRVLTDAAIHARSDSLIGLKENVIIGKLIPAGTGISKYRNVRVEPTEEAKAKVYSMTGYPETDYGFGPASGQAVPLDDFDFGSYR; encoded by the coding sequence GTGCTCGACGTCAACTTCTTCGACGAGCTGCGCATTGGTCTCGCCACCGCCGACGACATCCGTCAGTGGTCCCACGGCGAGGTCAAGAAGCCCGAGACCATCAACTACCGCACCCTCAAGCCGGAGAAGGACGGGCTCTTCTGCGAGAAGATCTTCGGTCCGCAGCGGGACTGGGAGTGCTACTGCGGTAAGTACAAGCGGGTCCGCTTCAAGGGCATCATCTGTGAGCGCTGCGGCGTCGAGGTGACCCGCTCCAAGGTTCGCCGGGAGCGGATGGGTCACATCGAGCTGGCCGCTCCGGTGACCCACATCTGGTACTTCAAGGGCGTGCCGAGCCGGCTGGGCTACCTGCTGGACCTCGCCCCGAAGGACCTCGAAAAGATCATCTACTTCGCCTCGTACGTCGTGACGAGCGTGGACGCCGAGTCGCGTCACCGTGACCTCTCGACCATCGAGAACGAGATCCTGGCCGAGAAGCGGCAGTCGGAGAACAGCCGCGACTCGGAGATCGAGAAGCGGGCCGCCAAGCTGGAGGCCGACCTGGCCGAGCTGGAGGCCGAGGGCGCGAAGGCGGACGTCCGGCGCAAGGTCAAGGAGGGCGGAGAGCGCGAGATGCGCCAGATCCGCGACCGGGCCCAGCGCGAGATCGACCGCCTCGACGAGGTCCTCGACACCTTCCGCAAGCTGGAGCCGAAGCAGCTCGTCACCGACGAGCTGCTCTACCGCGAGCTGCGCGACCGCTTCGGTGAGTACTTCACCGGCAGCATGGGCGCCGAGGCCATCAAGGCGCTGGTCCAGAACATGGACCTCACCGCCGAGGCCGAGAACCTCCGCGAGACGATCCGCTCCGGCAAGGGCCAGCGGAAGATCCGGGCGCTCAAGCGGCTGAAGGTCGTCGCGGCGTTCCAGAACACCCGCAACTCCCCGCTGGGCATGGTGCTGGACTGCGTCCCGGTCATCCCGCCGGACCTGCGCCCGATGGTGCAGCTCGACGGTGGCCGCTTCGCGACCTCCGACCTGAACGACCTCTACCGCCGGGTGATCAACCGGAACAACCGCCTCAAGCGACTGATCGACCTCGGCGCGCCCGAGATCATCGTCAACAACGAGAAGCGGATGCTCCAGGAGGCCGTCGACGCGCTGTTCGACAACGGCCGTCGTGGTCGTCCGGTGACCGGCCCGGGTAACCGGCCGCTGAAGTCGCTCTCCGACATGCTCAAGGGCAAGCAGGGCCGGTTCCGCCAGAACCTGCTGGGCAAGCGCGTCGACTACTCCGGCCGTTCGGTCATCGTGGTCGGCCCGAAGCTCAAGCTGCACCAGTGCGGCCTGCCCAAGCAGATGGCGCTGGAGCTGTTCAAGCCGTTCGTGATGAAGCGGCTGGTCGACCTCAACCACGCGCAGAACATCAAGTCCGCCAAGCGGATGGTCGAGCGGCAGCGGCCGGTCGTGTGGGACGTGCTGGAAGAGGTCATCGGCGAGCACCCGGTGCTGCTGAACCGCGCACCGACCCTGCACCGCCTGGGCATCCAGGCCTTCGAGCCGCAGCTGGTCGAGGGCAAGGCCATCCAGATCCACCCGCTGGTCTGCACCGCGTTCAACGCCGACTTCGACGGTGACCAGATGGCGGTCCACGTGCCGCTGTCCGCCGAGGCCCAGGCCGAGGCGCGGATCCTGATGCTGTCGTCGAACAACATCCTCAAGCCGGCCGACGGCAAGCCCGTCACCATGCCCACCCAGGACATGGTGATCGGCCTCTACCACCTCACCCACCTCACTCCGGGTGGCACGGGCGAGGGCCGGGCGTTCAGCTCGGACGCCGAGGCGCGGATGGCGTACGACAACGGCGAGCTGCACCTGCAGACCCCGGTCAAGATCCGGCTGCACGACGTGGTCGGGGTCGACAACGGCGCCGGCGCCGAGCCGTGGACCGCGCCCGAGGGCTGGGTCGAGGGTCAGCCGGTGACGGTGGAGACCACGCTGGGCCGGGTCCTGTTCAACGAGACGCTGCCCCCGGGCTACCGCTTCGTGAACTACGAGATCCGCAAGGGCCAGCTCTCCGCGATCGTCAACGACCTCGCCGAGCGCTTCCCGAAGGTGGCCCTGGCGGCCACCCTGGACGGGCTCAAGGAGGCCGGTTTCCACTGGGCCACCTGGTCCGGCGTCACCATCGGCATGGAGGACGTCATCGCTCCGCCGCGCAAGCGGGAGATCCTGGAGCGGTACGAGAAGGAAGCCGACCGGATCGACAAGCAGTACCAGCGTGGTCTGATGACCGCCGAGGAGCGCCGCGGCGAGCTGATCGAGATCTGGACCAAGGCGACCAACGAGGTCGCCAAGGAGATGGACACCGCGCTGCCGCAGGAGAACCCGCTGTGGAAGATGATCAACTCGGGTGCCCGCGGTAACCTGCTCCAGCTCCGGCAGATCGCGGCGATCCGTGGTCTGGTGGCCAACCCCAAGGGTGAGATCATCCCGCGGCCGATCAAGGCCTCGTACCGGGAGGGTCTGTCCGTGCTGGAGTACTTCATCTCCACGCACGGTGCCCGTAAGGGCCTCGCGGACACCGCCCTGCGTACCGCCGACTCGGGTTACCTGACCCGGCGTCTGGTGGACGTCTCGCAGGACGTCATCATCCGCGAGGAGGACTGCGGCACCGACCGGGCCATCCCGATGCAGATCGGCGAGCGGGCCGACGGCAAGCTGGTCGTGCACGAGCACGCCGAGACCAGCGTGCACGCCCGGACGCTGGCCGACGACATCAAGGGGCCGGACGGCACCGTGGTGGCCCACCGCGGCCAGGACATCAACTCCATCGGCGTCGACGCGATCGTCGCCGCCGGGGTGGAGACGGTGCGGGTGCGCAGCGTGCTCACCTGCGAGTCGAAGCTGGGCGTCTGCGGTGCGTGCTACGGCCGCTCGCTGCCGACCGGCAAGACCGTGGACGTCGGCGAGGCGGTCGGCATCATCGCCGCCCAGTCGATCGGTGAGCCGGGTACGCAGCTGACGATGCGTACCTTCCACACCGGTGGTGTCGCGGGTGAGGACATCACCCAGGGTCTGCCCCGTGTCCAGGAGATCTTCGAGGCCCGGGTGCCGAAGGGCAAGGCGCCCATCGCCGACACCCCGGGCCGCATCCGGATCGAGGACGGCGAGCGGTCCCGCAAGATCGTGGTCATCCCGGACGACGGCAGCGACGAGATCGTCTACGACAAGATCTCGAAGCGGGTCCGGCTCCGGGCGCACGACGGCGACCACGTCGAGGTCGGCGAGAAGCTCACCGAGGGCACCATCGACCCGCACGAGCTGCTGCGCATCCTCGGCCCGCGCGCGGTCCAGGTCCACCTGACCCAGGAGGTCCAGGAGGTCTACCGCTCGCAGGGTGTGCTCATCCACGACAAGCACATCGAGATCATCATCCGCCAGATGCTCAAGCGGGTGACGGTCATCGACTCCGGCTCGACCGAGTTCCTGCCGGGCGTGCTGGTCGACCGGGCGCTGTTCGAGTCGGAGAACCGCCGGCTCGTCGGCGAGGGTGGCGAGCCCGCCGCCGGTCGTCCGGTGCTGATGGGTATCACCAAGGCCTCGCTGGCCACGGATTCCTGGCTGTCGGCGGCCTCCTTCCAGGAGACCACCCGGGTGCTGACGGACGCGGCGATCCACGCCCGCAGCGACTCGCTGATCGGCCTCAAGGAGAACGTGATCATCGGTAAGCTCATCCCGGCCGGTACCGGCATCAGCAAGTACCGCAACGTCCGGGTCGAGCCGACCGAGGAGGCGAAGGCCAAGGTCTACTCGATGACCGGCTACCCGGAGACCGACTACGGCTTCGGGCCGGCCAGCGGCCAGGCGGTGCCGCTGGACGACTTCGACTTCGGGTCGTACCGCTAA
- the rpsL gene encoding 30S ribosomal protein S12 encodes MPTIQQLVRKGRQAKTTKTKTPALKGSPQRRGVCTRVYTTTPKKPNSALRKVARVKLSSQIEVTAYIPGVGHNLQEHSIVLVRGGRVKDLPGVRYKIVRGSLDTQGVRNRKQARSRYGAKKEKS; translated from the coding sequence GTGCCCACCATTCAGCAGCTGGTCCGAAAGGGCCGACAGGCCAAGACGACCAAGACCAAGACCCCTGCGCTCAAGGGTTCTCCCCAGCGGCGCGGTGTGTGCACCCGCGTGTACACCACCACCCCGAAGAAGCCGAACTCGGCGCTGCGCAAGGTCGCTCGTGTCAAGCTCAGCAGCCAGATCGAGGTGACCGCCTACATCCCGGGCGTCGGCCACAACCTCCAGGAGCACTCGATCGTGCTCGTGCGTGGCGGCCGTGTGAAGGACCTCCCCGGCGTGCGGTACAAGATCGTTCGCGGCTCGCTGGACACCCAGGGTGTCCGCAACCGCAAGCAGGCTCGCAGCCGCTACGGCGCGAAGAAGGAGAAGAGCTGA
- the rpsG gene encoding 30S ribosomal protein S7: protein MPRKGPAPRKPLVADPVYNSPLVTQLVNKILLRGKRQLAERIVYAALEGCREKSGTDPVVTLKRAMDNVKPTLEVRSRRVGGATYQVPVEVRPARATTLGLRWLVTYSRARREKTMIERLMNELLDASNGLGAAVKRREDTHKMAESNKAFAHYRW from the coding sequence ATGCCGCGTAAGGGACCCGCTCCGCGGAAGCCGCTGGTCGCTGACCCGGTGTACAACTCGCCCCTGGTCACCCAGCTGGTGAACAAGATCCTGCTGCGCGGCAAGCGTCAGCTCGCCGAGCGCATCGTGTACGCCGCCCTGGAGGGCTGCCGCGAGAAGTCCGGCACCGACCCCGTCGTCACGCTCAAGCGTGCGATGGACAACGTGAAGCCGACCCTCGAGGTGCGCAGCCGTCGTGTCGGTGGCGCCACCTACCAGGTTCCGGTCGAGGTGCGGCCGGCCCGCGCGACCACGCTGGGTCTGCGCTGGCTGGTGACCTACTCCCGGGCCCGGCGCGAGAAGACCATGATCGAGCGGCTGATGAACGAGCTGCTGGACGCGAGCAACGGCCTCGGCGCCGCCGTCAAGCGGCGTGAGGACACGCACAAGATGGCGGAGTCCAACAAGGCCTTCGCGCACTACCGCTGGTAA
- the fusA gene encoding elongation factor G, which produces MAAADALANVRNIGIMAHIDAGKTTTTERILFYTGITYKIGEVHEGAAVMDWMEQEQERGITITSAATKCEWKGHTIQIIDTPGHVDFTVEVERSLRVLDGAVAVYDGVAGVEPQTENVWRQADKYNVPRMCFVNKLDRTGADFFRCVQMMIDRLNATPLVLQIPIGLEGDHIGVVDLIGMRALTWRGETQKGEDYAIEEIPAELADSAAEWREKLMETLADVDDSVMEKYLEGEEISAEEIKAAIRRSTIAGKANPVLCGSAFKNKGVQPMLDAVIDFLPSPLDVPAIEGTATDGETPMLRKPSPSEPFSGLAFKIQTDKHLGKLTYVRVYSGVVESGSQVVNSTKDRKERIGKIYQMHANKREERGSAKAGDIIAVQGLKQTTTGDTLCDPANPVILESMTFPEPVIEVAIEPKTKADQEKLSTAIQRLAEEDPTFRVKLDDQTGQTVISGMGELHLDILVDRMRREFNVEANIGKPQVAYRETIRRKVDKVEYTHKKQTGGSGQYARVIVSLEPLPLGNDSPTYEFANAVTGGRIPREFIPSVDAGAQDAMQYGILAGFPLVGLKLTLLDGQYHEVDSSEMAFKIAGSMVMKEAARKADPALLEPMMAVEVTTPEENMGDVIGDLNSRRGIIQAMEERSGARVVRALVPLSEMFGYVGDLRSKTQGRASYSMQFDSYAEVPQSVAKEIIAKATGE; this is translated from the coding sequence GTGGCCGCCGCAGACGCGCTCGCCAACGTACGCAATATCGGCATCATGGCGCACATCGATGCCGGTAAGACCACTACCACCGAGCGAATCCTGTTCTACACCGGCATCACGTACAAGATCGGCGAGGTCCACGAGGGCGCCGCCGTCATGGACTGGATGGAGCAGGAGCAGGAGCGCGGTATCACCATCACTTCCGCCGCCACGAAGTGCGAGTGGAAGGGCCACACGATCCAGATCATCGACACGCCCGGCCACGTCGACTTCACGGTCGAGGTGGAGCGGTCGCTGCGTGTTCTGGACGGTGCGGTCGCGGTGTACGACGGCGTGGCCGGTGTGGAGCCGCAGACGGAGAACGTCTGGCGGCAGGCGGACAAGTACAACGTCCCCCGCATGTGCTTCGTCAACAAGCTCGACCGGACCGGCGCCGACTTCTTCCGCTGCGTGCAGATGATGATCGACCGGCTCAACGCCACCCCGCTGGTGCTCCAGATCCCGATCGGCCTCGAGGGCGACCACATCGGCGTCGTCGACCTGATCGGCATGCGCGCCCTCACCTGGCGCGGGGAGACCCAGAAGGGTGAGGACTACGCGATCGAGGAGATCCCGGCCGAGCTGGCCGACTCCGCGGCCGAGTGGCGCGAGAAGCTGATGGAGACCCTCGCCGACGTCGACGACTCGGTGATGGAGAAGTACCTGGAGGGCGAGGAGATCTCCGCCGAGGAGATCAAGGCCGCCATCCGCCGGTCCACCATCGCCGGCAAGGCCAACCCGGTGCTCTGCGGTTCGGCGTTCAAGAACAAGGGCGTCCAGCCCATGCTCGACGCCGTCATCGACTTCCTGCCGTCGCCGCTGGACGTCCCGGCGATCGAGGGTACGGCCACCGACGGCGAGACGCCGATGCTGCGGAAGCCGTCCCCCTCCGAGCCGTTCTCCGGCCTGGCGTTCAAGATCCAGACCGACAAGCACCTCGGTAAGCTCACCTACGTCCGGGTCTACTCCGGCGTGGTCGAGTCCGGGTCCCAGGTGGTCAACTCCACCAAGGACCGCAAGGAGCGCATCGGCAAGATCTACCAGATGCACGCGAACAAGCGTGAGGAGCGCGGCTCCGCCAAGGCCGGCGACATCATCGCGGTCCAGGGTCTGAAGCAGACCACCACCGGTGACACCCTGTGCGACCCGGCGAACCCGGTCATCCTCGAGTCGATGACGTTCCCGGAGCCGGTCATCGAGGTGGCCATCGAGCCGAAGACCAAGGCCGACCAGGAGAAGCTCAGCACCGCCATCCAGCGGCTGGCCGAGGAGGACCCGACCTTCCGCGTCAAGCTGGACGACCAGACCGGTCAGACGGTCATCTCCGGCATGGGCGAGCTGCACCTGGACATCCTGGTCGACCGGATGCGCCGCGAGTTCAACGTCGAGGCGAACATCGGCAAGCCGCAGGTGGCGTACCGCGAGACCATCCGCCGCAAGGTGGACAAGGTCGAGTACACCCACAAGAAGCAGACCGGTGGTTCCGGCCAGTACGCCCGCGTGATCGTGAGCCTCGAGCCGCTGCCCCTGGGCAACGACTCGCCGACCTACGAGTTCGCGAACGCCGTCACCGGTGGCCGCATCCCGCGGGAGTTCATCCCGTCGGTGGACGCCGGCGCCCAGGACGCCATGCAGTACGGCATTCTCGCCGGCTTCCCGCTGGTGGGTCTCAAGCTGACGCTGCTGGACGGCCAGTACCACGAGGTCGACTCGTCCGAGATGGCGTTCAAGATCGCCGGTTCGATGGTGATGAAGGAGGCGGCCCGCAAGGCCGACCCCGCACTGCTCGAGCCGATGATGGCCGTTGAAGTCACCACTCCGGAGGAGAACATGGGTGACGTCATCGGCGACCTCAACTCCCGGCGGGGCATCATCCAGGCGATGGAGGAGCGCAGCGGCGCTCGCGTCGTCCGGGCTCTGGTGCCGTTGTCGGAGATGTTCGGCTACGTCGGCGACCTGCGGTCGAAGACCCAGGGCCGGGCTAGCTACAGCATGCAGTTCGACTCCTACGCCGAAGTGCCGCAGAGCGTGGCGAAGGAGATCATCGCCAAGGCGACGGGTGAGTGA